In one Pseudomonas sp. R84 genomic region, the following are encoded:
- a CDS encoding crotonase/enoyl-CoA hydratase family protein yields the protein MTQYSAFSVELADNIAHVQINRPEKINSMNAAFWSEIVEIFQWIDDTDEVRVVVLSGNGKHFSSGIDLMMLAGVANELGKDVGRNARLLRRKILTLQASFNAVDNCRKPVIAAIQGYCLGGAIDLIAACDMRYAAEDAQFSIKEIDIGMAADVGTLQRLPRIIGDGMLRELAYTGRTFGADEARSIGLVNRVYSDKDALLEGVLDIAREIASKSPIAVTGTKEMISYMRDHRIDDGLEYVATWNAAMLQSTDLRVAMAAHMSKQKPEFLD from the coding sequence ATGACTCAATACTCCGCCTTCAGCGTCGAACTGGCCGACAACATCGCCCATGTGCAGATCAATCGCCCGGAAAAGATCAATTCGATGAACGCGGCGTTCTGGAGCGAGATCGTCGAGATCTTCCAGTGGATCGACGACACCGACGAAGTGCGCGTGGTTGTGCTCAGTGGCAACGGTAAGCACTTTTCCTCGGGCATCGACCTGATGATGCTCGCCGGCGTGGCCAATGAATTGGGCAAGGACGTTGGCCGCAATGCGCGCCTGCTGCGGCGCAAGATCCTCACCCTGCAAGCCTCGTTCAACGCCGTCGACAACTGCCGCAAACCGGTCATCGCGGCCATTCAAGGTTATTGCCTGGGTGGCGCCATCGATCTGATCGCCGCGTGCGATATGCGCTACGCCGCTGAAGACGCGCAATTCTCGATCAAGGAAATCGATATCGGCATGGCCGCCGATGTTGGCACTTTGCAACGGTTGCCACGGATCATCGGTGACGGCATGCTGCGTGAACTGGCTTACACCGGTCGCACTTTCGGCGCTGATGAGGCGCGCAGCATTGGCCTGGTCAACCGCGTCTACAGCGACAAGGACGCGCTGCTCGAAGGCGTGTTGGACATCGCTCGCGAGATCGCTTCGAAATCGCCGATCGCGGTTACCGGCACCAAGGAAATGATCAGCTACATGCGCGACCATCGCATCGACGACGGTCTCGAATACGTTGCCACCTGGAACGCCGCCATGTTGCAATCCACTGACTTGCGCGTGGCCATGGCCGCCCATATGAGCAAACAGAAACCCGAATTTCTGGACTGA
- a CDS encoding RimK family protein has product MSAVQGHWREVSEQSLPAATYLSSAVKASSQVLIIVERKEDWASYFPSEDILTAQEYLEHSCDSEPGKRVQVINLCRSYKYLGHGYYCSLLAEARGHKVIPSVRTISELTKKSLYGLALDDLDKTLEKALSHHLYSDTEGFTLTLYFGRTHIEPLQDLARQLFEVFPCPILLVEFRRTNGWHIEGIKSGALHKLRDDQEDQFANALDGFSRKVWRVPRSPQVARYDLAILHDPQEALPPSNAKALANFVRVGKGMGIDVELIERKDYARLAEYDGLLIRETTSVDNHTYRFAKKAESEGLVVMDDPTSILRCTNKVYLTDLLNSHQLGMPATEILYKERPEDFERVGERLGFPLVLKIPDGCFSRGVIKVESQQALLVATAELFEHSVLLLAQEFFYTEYDWRIGVLNRKPIFACQYFMSKGHWQIYNHKAKGQDVNGECRTMAIHEAPRAVVELAVKTANLIGDGLYGVDLKQAGDKVVVIEVNDNPNLDAGIEDAYLHDDLYSLVLEEFVRRLELKRRGQAW; this is encoded by the coding sequence ATGTCAGCGGTACAGGGTCATTGGCGCGAAGTATCCGAGCAAAGTTTGCCGGCGGCAACTTATTTAAGTTCGGCGGTTAAGGCATCCAGTCAAGTGTTGATAATTGTCGAGCGCAAGGAAGACTGGGCCTCCTATTTTCCCAGTGAAGACATCCTGACGGCGCAGGAATATCTCGAGCACAGCTGCGACAGCGAGCCGGGCAAGCGCGTGCAGGTGATCAATCTGTGCCGCAGCTACAAGTACCTTGGCCATGGCTATTACTGCTCGCTGCTGGCCGAAGCCCGCGGGCATAAGGTGATTCCTTCGGTGCGTACCATTAGCGAGCTGACGAAAAAATCACTTTACGGCCTGGCGCTGGACGATCTCGATAAAACCCTGGAGAAAGCCCTCAGTCATCATCTCTACAGTGATACCGAAGGCTTTACTCTGACCCTGTATTTTGGCCGAACACATATCGAGCCATTACAGGATCTGGCCCGGCAGTTGTTTGAAGTATTTCCCTGTCCGATCCTGTTAGTTGAGTTTCGCCGAACTAACGGCTGGCACATCGAAGGTATAAAGTCCGGCGCCTTGCACAAGTTGCGCGATGATCAGGAAGATCAGTTCGCCAATGCGCTGGACGGTTTCAGTCGCAAAGTCTGGCGAGTGCCGCGCTCGCCGCAAGTGGCGCGCTACGACTTGGCGATACTGCACGATCCGCAGGAGGCGTTACCGCCATCCAACGCCAAGGCACTGGCGAATTTTGTCCGGGTCGGCAAGGGCATGGGTATCGATGTTGAACTGATTGAACGAAAGGATTATGCGCGCCTGGCCGAGTACGACGGCTTGCTGATCCGCGAGACCACCAGCGTCGACAACCACACTTATCGCTTCGCCAAGAAGGCCGAGAGCGAAGGTCTGGTGGTAATGGACGACCCGACATCGATTCTGCGCTGCACCAACAAGGTCTACCTGACCGATCTGCTCAACAGTCATCAACTGGGCATGCCCGCCACCGAAATTCTCTACAAGGAGCGACCCGAAGACTTCGAGCGCGTGGGCGAGCGCCTCGGCTTTCCGCTGGTATTGAAAATCCCCGACGGTTGTTTTTCCCGTGGCGTGATCAAGGTCGAAAGCCAGCAGGCTTTGCTCGTAGCCACCGCCGAACTGTTCGAACACTCGGTGTTGCTGCTGGCTCAGGAGTTTTTCTACACCGAATACGACTGGCGCATCGGCGTACTCAACCGCAAACCGATCTTCGCCTGCCAATACTTCATGTCCAAGGGCCACTGGCAAATCTATAACCACAAGGCCAAAGGTCAGGATGTCAACGGCGAATGCCGGACCATGGCGATCCACGAGGCGCCGCGTGCGGTGGTGGAGTTAGCGGTGAAGACCGCCAATCTGATCGGCGACGGCCTCTACGGTGTCGATCTGAAGCAGGCCGGCGACAAGGTGGTGGTAATCGAAGTCAACGACAACCCCAACCTCGACGCCGGTATTGAAGACGCTTATTTGCACGACGATCTGTATTCACTGGTGCTGGAAGAATTCGTGCGTCGTCTGGAACTCAAGCGTCGCGGTCAGGCCTGGTGA
- a CDS encoding magnesium transporter CorA family protein — translation MINSFALSHGALQRVERLDAEVMLFSNPDAAERDLLHSHFKVDEHALASALDPDEVSRIEFHPDHLFLIWKRPENYSGGGSLAFEVSSCGLLFAPGQLLVIATDDTPLHGLGTRQPLNTPLDVLLDLLFNNIHHYLGHLKVIKLVARELQQKFNASMQNQHLVQMFNLSESLIYYINALHSNGAVLTRLRNHAEKQHFGSEAIGLIDDLIIENNQCYKQAEIYSTVFSGLIDARGNLMNNSMNNLLRKLTLINVVFLPLNLIASIGGMSEFSMMTAGTPWWVSYPLFLAAMLLGAGGMLFGLRRLAR, via the coding sequence ATGATCAACAGCTTCGCACTGAGCCACGGCGCCTTGCAGCGGGTCGAGCGACTGGACGCCGAGGTCATGCTGTTCAGCAACCCGGATGCCGCCGAGCGCGACTTGCTGCACAGTCATTTCAAGGTCGACGAGCATGCACTGGCGTCAGCGCTGGACCCGGACGAGGTGTCACGCATCGAGTTCCATCCGGACCATCTGTTCCTGATCTGGAAGCGCCCGGAAAACTATTCCGGCGGTGGCAGTCTGGCGTTTGAAGTGTCGTCGTGCGGATTGCTGTTCGCCCCGGGACAACTACTGGTGATCGCCACCGACGACACGCCGCTGCACGGCCTCGGCACCCGCCAGCCGCTGAATACGCCGCTGGATGTCTTGCTCGACCTGCTGTTCAACAACATCCACCACTACCTCGGGCACCTGAAGGTGATCAAACTGGTCGCCCGCGAGCTGCAGCAGAAATTCAATGCATCGATGCAGAACCAGCACTTGGTGCAGATGTTCAACCTCAGCGAAAGCCTGATCTATTACATCAACGCGCTGCACAGCAACGGCGCGGTCCTTACACGCTTGCGTAATCATGCCGAGAAGCAGCATTTCGGCAGTGAGGCGATCGGCCTGATCGACGACCTGATCATCGAAAACAACCAGTGCTATAAGCAGGCGGAAATCTACTCCACAGTATTTTCCGGGCTGATCGATGCGCGTGGCAATCTGATGAACAACAGCATGAACAACCTCCTGCGCAAGCTGACGTTGATCAACGTGGTGTTTCTGCCGTTGAACCTGATTGCCAGTATTGGCGGGATGTCGGAGTTCAGCATGATGACGGCGGGGACGCCGTGGTGGGTTTCCTATCCGCTGTTTCTGGCGGCGATGTTGTTGGGGGCGGGGGGGATGTTGTTTGGGCTGCGGCGTTTGGCCAGATGA
- the nudC gene encoding NAD(+) diphosphatase, with protein MTSRWTTAVLDTDQPGGWAVARSPEGFLFDDNGALFPREWLKRQDLSVLAEHGIGHLDGEPVYLLELRSAGEVPGCNWKGLRAFMLDGEHTIYKVLGYAAQIGTWAREHRFCGNCGQAMTQVPRERAMYCQPCDLRSYPRISPSMIVLITRGDEILLARSPRFVTGVYSTLAGFAEPGESAEDCLIREVREEVQIEVKNIQYLGSQCWPFPHSMMLGFHAEYAGGEIVCQEDEIEDAQWFNVHDLPPLPASKSIARYLIDVYVARRLGHAEPVLPG; from the coding sequence ATGACATCTCGCTGGACCACTGCAGTACTGGACACCGATCAACCCGGCGGCTGGGCCGTGGCGCGCAGCCCGGAAGGCTTTTTGTTCGATGACAACGGCGCGCTGTTCCCTCGGGAATGGCTCAAGCGTCAGGACCTGTCAGTTCTCGCCGAGCACGGCATTGGCCATCTCGATGGCGAGCCGGTGTACCTGTTGGAGTTGCGCAGTGCCGGTGAGGTGCCGGGTTGCAACTGGAAAGGCCTGCGGGCGTTCATGCTCGATGGCGAGCACACGATCTACAAAGTGCTCGGTTACGCCGCGCAGATCGGCACTTGGGCTCGCGAACACCGCTTCTGCGGCAACTGCGGGCAGGCGATGACGCAGGTGCCGCGCGAGCGGGCGATGTATTGCCAGCCGTGCGACCTGCGCAGTTATCCGCGGATTTCACCGAGCATGATCGTGCTGATCACTCGGGGCGACGAGATTCTGTTGGCGCGCTCGCCGCGATTCGTCACCGGGGTCTACAGCACGCTGGCCGGATTCGCCGAGCCGGGTGAGTCGGCCGAGGATTGCCTGATTCGGGAAGTGCGTGAAGAAGTGCAGATCGAGGTGAAGAACATTCAGTATCTGGGCAGCCAGTGCTGGCCGTTCCCGCACTCGATGATGCTCGGCTTCCATGCCGAATACGCCGGTGGCGAGATTGTCTGTCAGGAAGACGAGATCGAAGACGCCCAGTGGTTCAACGTGCACGATCTGCCGCCGTTGCCGGCGTCCAAGTCGATTGCCCGTTACTTGATCGATGTCTACGTGGCGCGGCGCTTAGGCCACGCTGAACCAGTGCTGCCAGGCTAG
- a CDS encoding peptidase C39 family protein, which produces MKAVFRLAIVEDLPALLALEKQCFTTDRLTSRSFQWMITRAHGQLLVAECDGQLLGYALVLFHRGTSLARLYSIAIAVEARGTGLSKQLLQRIEAMALEHDCAYLRLEVRTDNPAAIALYERSGYRRFALIHDYYEDHADALRLEKRIVQHRDSRSIKVPYYRQTTDFTCGPACLLMAMGALQSERLLERGEELQIWREATTVFMTSGHGGCSPQGLALAAWRRGYKVGLQLSLAGPLFLDGVRDAHKKDVMRLVHEEFTGQLQETDVECLIGASLDLPRLLDAGGQPLLLISSYRLTRSKSPHWVIVTDCDEDFVYLHDPDVDHSQHRQPMDCQHVPVSHGEFEKMCRFGRGKLRAAVVLYSRET; this is translated from the coding sequence ATGAAGGCTGTTTTTCGTTTGGCGATAGTTGAAGACTTGCCGGCGCTGCTGGCACTGGAAAAGCAATGTTTCACCACGGACCGGCTCACCAGTCGCAGTTTTCAATGGATGATCACTCGTGCTCACGGGCAGTTGCTGGTGGCCGAGTGCGACGGCCAACTGCTGGGTTATGCGTTGGTGTTGTTTCATCGCGGTACTTCGCTCGCGCGGCTGTATTCCATCGCGATCGCGGTTGAGGCGCGAGGCACGGGCCTGAGCAAGCAACTGCTGCAACGCATTGAAGCGATGGCGCTGGAGCACGACTGTGCGTACCTGCGTCTGGAGGTACGCACCGACAATCCTGCGGCCATCGCGCTGTACGAACGTAGTGGCTACCGGCGTTTTGCGCTGATTCACGATTACTACGAAGACCACGCCGATGCGCTGCGCCTGGAGAAACGCATCGTCCAGCATCGTGATTCGCGCAGCATCAAAGTGCCCTACTACCGACAAACCACTGATTTCACCTGTGGCCCGGCGTGCCTGCTGATGGCCATGGGTGCTCTGCAATCGGAACGTTTACTGGAGCGTGGAGAAGAACTGCAGATCTGGCGGGAAGCGACCACGGTGTTCATGACCTCCGGCCATGGCGGGTGCAGCCCGCAGGGATTGGCGTTGGCGGCGTGGCGTCGAGGCTACAAGGTGGGTTTGCAACTAAGCCTGGCCGGGCCATTGTTTCTCGACGGTGTGCGGGATGCGCATAAAAAAGACGTCATGCGCCTGGTACACGAAGAGTTCACGGGGCAATTGCAGGAGACCGATGTTGAGTGTTTGATCGGTGCGTCTCTGGACCTGCCGCGACTGCTGGATGCCGGTGGACAGCCGCTGTTGTTGATCAGCAGCTATCGACTGACGCGATCCAAGTCGCCGCACTGGGTAATCGTGACCGACTGCGACGAAGATTTCGTTTACCTGCACGACCCGGATGTCGACCATAGCCAGCATCGACAGCCAATGGATTGCCAGCATGTGCCGGTCAGCCATGGCGAATTCGAGAAAATGTGCCGGTTTGGCCGGGGCAAACTGCGTGCGGCGGTGGTGCTGTATTCCCGCGAAACGTAA